cgcgcgcgtgcgtgtgtgtgcgcgcgcgcttgCGCAGTGTATGAGTAAAGGGAACAGCGCCTTTCATGTAAGGGTCTGATATGTGCGGAGGGAAGGGCTGGCCTCTTGGGTTTGTACGGCTCACCTTTGGCTCCTCCCCTTTTGCCCATCTAGGCAGTTCCTAGGTCAGCCTTGACTTCCAGCATCTCAGCTTCCTCTAAAATGCCTGAGGATGGGACCGTCCCAGGACCCACCCTCCCACACAGCAGACACTTGGCTCACCTGCTCTAGGATGGCCTCAACCTACTGTGCACCTGCCCTGTGGCTTCCCACTGGCCTAAGGAGGCAACAAAGAACACAGAACCAAGCTACCTGGCCAGAGCCAGACAGGGAGGAGATCCAGCCCACTGAGCTAGAGAGAAAATTTTGGACCGCCACACGTTATAGCCTCTGCCTAaccccacagacacacacacacacacacacacacacacacacacacactcacacacacacacacacacacacacacacaaactgagaTCAGATCtcgctcccctccctcctccagcctctgacTGGTCAGGCCAGTTCTGCCTCCTGGCCTGACCCTGCTCCCACATCAATGCTCAAAGTCGATTCGCTGTCTGCCAGGGAGCCTCGGCCTTCCTGGCCTCTGGCCTCCAGCTTTCCAGCTAGCCAGGATCTTCACTGGGATCCAACTCACACAGGAGAGACCAgctcttggatttcccagcctggGCAGCAGCCTCACCTGACAAAAGAACCCAGCTCATTTCAGAGGGCTGGGAAGGGAGATGCAGGGTCCAAGCTGGGGGAGAGGCCAGGAAGAAGAAGAACACATGGATCACAAGCAAGAAACTGGGCTCTGGATACATGCAGCTGGGAGAGACCCAGGGCAGGAGGCCCTGGTAAGAGCTGGAGGTCCAGGGACATGTCGGGAGATGAATCCCAGCGGATTAACAAACCACAGGaactccctcccccagccctgtcccccagAGCCCAACCCTGTTCTCATCTCCTCCCCACAGAGCATGGGCCAGGCTCCCTTTCCTGCCAGACTATATTGCCCATTGTCTGTGGCAGCCATTTTGGCACTTGACTGAATTCCACTTAAAaccagagaaagggaagggatcTGGTGGTCACAGAGGGCCACCTCCTACTCAGCCAAGAATCCCCATTCAGGATCCCTGCAGCTGCCTTGCATGTAACCTCCAAGCCTTCCCAGTATATGAATCCTATCTCCCCAACTGGTCCACAAGCTcccagggggagggcaggggccagggcccTGCCTTTGTCTGCCACCAGCCTGGAGGCCCAGGAAGCCAGCACAGTGCTGAGAATCCTCAAGGACTCAATGAGTGAGCCAACTGCATTATAACTTATCCAAATGCAACTGTCATTCTCAAGTTTGTGATCCCAGTGTGTTTACCTAGCCCAGCAGGAGTTTCGAGGGGCAGGCATCTGAAACCCAAGTAGATCAATATTTACTCATGAGCTAGAAAAGCAACCCATTTCGAGAGGGGGCCGGCAAACCACGACGGAGCGGTACACTCACGGGCTGGGGGAAGCAGTAGCTGGGGAACAAGGAAGCATTATGAAGCAAGCAGGGAAGTTGTACTCCTCTCTTGCGTTTTCCGGAGtcaaccaccatcaccactattattaTGACTAAATTATTCAACAAAGTCTCCATTACTTGGAGTCTCTCACATTCAGAGAGTCCAAGGCAAAAACCTGGGACTGGACCAAGATTCAAGAATGAGAATCACCGCTAGAGACTGGTGGGATGTTACATATCATTTTTCCTAATCTAAATGCTACAGCTGTTGTTATCTTGTTCTCCAGCGTGGGGTGAGGTTGGGTCACATTCTTCAGGAGAGCTGGCTGTGTACCTCTCGCTTGCAAGCTGCAGCCTCCTTCCCCCACTGCAAAGCCAGGCCTGTCCGGAGCCCAGATGGGCCCAGGCCTGAAAGAACACGTTCGCTCCAGGGAACACAGAGGCCTGAGGCTCAAGTCTCTAGCCCTCCTTGGCCCCCCTCAACCAGAGGAAAGAGGACACTGTATGCACGGGTCTCTGCTGGCACGGCGATTCAAATAGAGAACTGCGGGGTGTGGAAGGAGGTAACAGACCGGAGGGCGGCCACGCTGCATCCTGCCACATACAACTCAGCATAGTACCCGGCACACCGTGGACGCACGGAAAGTATTTTCTGAATGAGTCGGGCCGGTTCTTGAAAAGATCGCTATAGGCTGGGGGGAAAGAGGTGTGTATGATACAGTTAGAGAAGAGTAATGAGTTTACCCCATGAGATACAAATAGCGAGTGTTGAGCCGCCCACAGACAGATGATTCCTGAGAACCGAGATGGactggggggggggaggggggcatgtGGTGGAGACTACTGCCACCGTCAAACAGAGACACACTCTGGACAGTGACGGATCTGGCAGGGGGTGAAAGTCAAGAAGAGGAAGCTCccgtggagggagggatgggtcGAGAGGCTCGTGTAGGTTTCTGAGCCTGGAGGGGCTTCAGGAGACTTTCTCTGTTGCTGGTAGACTGGCATGAACGAAAGTGAGATAACTCAGGCCAGAGGCCACCAGAAGGCATGTAGAAATGCTATCAGCAGGGGTATGTGGAGAGGCTGGGGGGCCGGGAGGCACGGAGGGCAAGAGAGGAAGGgtgggtgagggaggaagggagggtgagAGGCACTTCCGAGCTTGGGTAGGGGCAGCATTGTTGGCAGACGGAGGATGGTAGTTACACAGGAAATCGACAGACTGTTACCCGGTGTGCAGAATATCCCTCCTTCAATTCTCAAATCTCTCCTCGGGTTTTTCCAGGCCAAATACAGCTGGTTCCTCTGCAAGGAAAGCTCTCAAAAACCTCCCTGTCCAAACTCTCCTGTCTCCCCTCTTTCCTGATGAGTGCCTACGAAACCCAGCTGTCACTGTTGTCAGAGGGACCTGACAGAGGGACCCGGGCAGCGACCTGGTGTATCACCTCCTTCCTGGGTCAGCGCTCGCCTGAGCTCAGAGCCTAAGAGCCGGGCTCTGCATTACAGCCCTGGGTTCCTTCAAATCCTGCCTATACTACTCACCAGCTGAGTGACTAAAGACTGGGGATATGACCTTTCTGACCCCTtcgcttcctcatctataaagtggtgACAATAATATCTCCCGTAACATTAGCTAAGGCATGTGGCATGTTATAAATCAAGTGCTTAGCACAAGTCCTGACACAtactaaatgctcaataaataatagctattattgcGGTAGCCCAAGTttccctaggtttttttttttttagctgtcaGATCCCAGGAACCACACCTGCGGTCAATAAAACCTCTTAAATATTCTTACAAAATACACAGCCAGGCAAGCTCTTCCCTGTTGCCACCTTGTGCACTTAGTCATTTCTAACCTAAACATAAAACCTGACATGGGCCTTTGATAACctgtatctattttatttccatcagGCGCTGCAGGCTGTTGAGAAGGTTTTACCTCTTGACGGTAATAATAGCTCCCACTCCATGAGCACATATTCTGAGCTGAGAACTGTGCTGCTAGCTCTTTGttcactttatctcatttaagcctcacaacaatcCACTGAGGAAAGTACTCTCATcccagttttataagaaactgaggctcggaagGGTTACTCCAAGGATCACATTCTTAACCCCTGTGTTAAACTGGATGCGGGTAAAGGGAGGTCAAATGCTTTAGCTGGCTGGCTAAAGACTCACCAAGTTTGATGCTGCCAACTCAATTTGTGTGCATATGAGGGGGGCCTGTGGCTCAAAACCCTAATTCTTTGCACAGAGCATGAGTGAGGACCATCTACAAGATGAATGAATTCATTACCCATTCAATTTCTATCTTTCCCATCACTATTTTGTTCCTACTCTATCCCCTATACCAGTCACCATGACTGGTACAAAGGAAATGCCCAAGAAACACTTGTTAACTGaataaatcagaaaagaggagaaaagaagggaaagcaaGAAGGACCAGGTAGGGAAGGcggatggggaggaggaagggaaagtgcTGGGGGTGGACAAAGGGGCAGGaataagagaaaaaacagaggGAAGGGGCTAGGAGATGGTTGGGAGAGAGAGATCAATCCCCAGGCTCAGATCCACTATTTGCCTCAGATGAACCTGTGAGAGTCCCAGAGTATCCCAGTAACCCCCAGTAAATTATCACAGCCTCAGCCTTCATTTCAAGAGTTTCCTCTTCTCACCAAGTGCTATGGGCCAGCCGCAAGCCCATCCTAACCCTGCCTGATTCCTTGCTCTGCACGCTGGGAAGTGGGCTCTGGGCTCCATCCCATTCCCTGGGCCTCCCTCAGTTTCCTGGCCTGGCCTTAGAGCTCAGTGCTACCTTCCTGCCCCgcttcctcttcctgcctccAGCTCCCTGGAGATGAGGCCATCCAGGCATCTCGACCCCCAGCCAGGCCACATCCACATCCATCACACCTCTGCTGGCTTCTCCGTGgcggaatcttttttttttttttttttggcagtatcttttttttttttttttcttttttctttttggccgtgcccTGTGGGGTCTTTGTTCCCCCACCCAGGATCGGACCTGTGCCCCCTGCNNNNNNNNNNNNNNNNNNNNNNNNNNNNNNNNNNNNNNNNNNNNNNNNNNNNNNNNNNNNNNNNNNNNNNNNNNNNNNNNNNNNNNNNNNNNNNNNNNNNNNNNNNNNNNNNNNNNNNNNNNNNNNNNNNNNNNNNNNNNNNNNNNNNNNNNNNNNNNNNNNNNNNNNNNNNNNNNNNNNNNNNNNNNNNNNtctttttttttttttttttcttttttctttttggccgtgccatgtgggatcttagttccccgaccaaggatcgaacctgtgccccctgcattgggagggcagagttttaaccactggataCCCAGGAAAGTCCCTCCATGACAGAATCTTAAAGCACCAAGCCTGCTTCCTGCCAGGCACAACTTCCCAGGAGTTCCAGGGGAGGGAAGAAGCGACTGGCACCAACTGCTCCTGACACCTTTGCCTTGGAAATGACAAGTGGGGACAGAGGCCAGAGTCTACAGCAGGAGTGGGGGATGACTCAACTCaagaatgtgtccctaggtatggCTTAGAAGGGAGTCAGGCTATGCCACACTCTGATAACTTCAGTGGAACTTTTATAGTAAACATCTTACTTTCTCTGTCCCCAGGGGAAGGAGTTTGCCCTCCAACACCCTGCCACAGGACTGGCCTCTGCCATCCCATCGGCTCAGGTTTCCAACCCCTGAGCCAGACTTGTGTCCTCACAGCTCCAGGAAGGGCTGAAGACGTCACCATATTACCCACCACTTCTCAGGAGCAGGTTCTGAGGGCCAGGCAGGTCTCTGCCATTGTATCTCCTCTAACCTCCTAAGGACCCAGCAAGGCGGCTATCGCTGACCCCACTTCACGATGCGGAAAAAGAGGCTCGGGgaagctaagtgacttgcccggGGTCACAGAGCGGGTCAGTGGCCACCACCAGGATCTCAGCCCGGAGTCTGACTCCGAAGCCGGTGCTCGTAACCGCTTGGCCCCGGCAAGTGGGAAGCCGGAGTCCCGCTCACTCGGCGCGGGGCAGCCGGGACCCTCGCACGCCGCCCTTTCCCTCCCGCGATGCGCGCGACGAGCCGAGGGTCCGGCCCCGGTCCTGCTTCCGGGCACCGTCCCGAAGGACGCCCCCGCCCTTGGACTTCGGACTCCCGCCTCGCACCCCGCCACGCTCGCCCTCTGCCCTCCGCCCCGGGCCCTCACCAtcgccgccgccgctgcctcgCCGCTCCGGCTCCTCTGCCCGAGCGGCCGCAGTGCCAGGGATCTAGGAGGAAgcggagggcggggcggggcctgcctggagggggcggggggcgcgctTTCTGGGAGCGGCGACCGAAACCAAGTCAAATCAAGTCAAATCGGAAGCGGTCGGCGATGGCTCCCGGGACTCCGGTTCGGCACCTCTCCCCGGGCCGCCGGCGCCCGGCTCGGGATGGCTCCCCAGCCTGGTGAAGTGGGGCCTCCGCCCAATCAACCTGGTGCCTGGTCTACAGCTCGGGACCCCAGTCTATGAAATGGTCCCCGTGGAGTGGGCTCTGGAACGGGCTCAGGGAATCTTCTCCGGAACTGCATCCCAGCTCAGGTAGACCGGGTTGATCTGGGGaggaatcatttattcattcaacaagcaccTGTAGGAGCGCCATTGTCCTGCACTGTGCTAGGCGCAGGAAACGCAGTGAACAGCTGGACAGGGTCTTTGCCACCTTGGTGAGTGCAACTCGCCCATAACCAAAAACCGACCACGCCAAAGTTTTGAAACTAAATTAAGTTTATTCACAATAAATATCATGAGTGCACTACCTGCCACTGGagggtacattttaaaatggtcaatTGTATGTTTTgcgaatttcacctcaattaaaagagaaaacagacccCCACGGAGAAGGTGCTAGCtctagctttttctttctttccccttcaccACGTGGGCAAGTGCAGCCCTGTCCTGATATGACCCCCTTCCTCAGCTGGAGGATGAGGGAGGCTGGTGTGTCTAACCTGTCCAGAGCCTTCCTGAGCTGAATCTGTCCATCCTCAGCCTGCCCTTTCACTGCTGCAGAAAAGCCACCAGCCACCTGTTCTCTATCCCACCCCATACCATCCCAACATCTCAAAGGTGGCCCCTCTTGAGGAATGGGGTTGGGGGCTTCCCTCTCCCACGTTGAGCCCCATGTGAGCacagaccccacccccagcctggacAGACTAGGTCCCAATCACCCCAGTTGCTTGGACCTCGAGTCCAGGAGTGGACTGGGAAGAGAGAGGATGGACAGGGTCCTGACAAAGTCTGCCCCCAGGGTCTCTTCTGTGCTTTCCTCCCTTCCTAGTTTTCGGGGCATGATTCTATTTTTGGGGGGGGCGCTgcactgtgcggcatgtgggatcctaattccccaaccagggatcaaacccacgccccctgcattggaagtgtggagtcttaaccactggaccgccagggaagtccccggagcATGATTCTAGAACCTGACTTGCCAGTACTAGTCCCCAGTCCTGTTTCCCAACCCTGCCCCTTCCAGACTCCCTCCCCAAATCAGGTTCTTTTCAATTCTGGAAAGCCTATGGGGGAAATAGGGACAGAGATGACGTGAACCCTTCCCCCAAACCAAGGCGCACTGGGCACTGGAAAGAGTGACAATGATGGTGGAACctggtggagaggagggaggcccAAAGACAGAGAGGTCCATTGTCCATGGAGGGGAAGGAAGGCCATAGGCCCTGTCCTGTGACACTGACTGTGCCCAGCCACGAGACACGGGTGAGAGATGCTCACCCCCTCAGGACAGCTGAGACCCAGAGGCCCTGCTAAGTTCCAGGAGGACAGGGGCAGACAAAAGACAAATAGAACTCGCAGaaccacaagagaaggaaaagcagttCACTTCCTCTAAACCCCTCACTCTAAGACTACAACAGGGCCACCAAAGAGAAATGGCAatggtgggaggggtgggaggccCTTAACCAGATTCCTAAATGCTCTGCCCAGGTAGGCTTCATGTCTCGGCTAACACTTCCAGCCGAAAACTAATAACGGAAATGGCAAGACCCAGAGGGGACACTTAAGAGTCTTACATACTACCCTAAAATGCTGGGAAGGTTTTGAATTTTCCATATGCCAACGCCTCCAGAAAATTCCTGTTCTTGAGACCAGTGACGATGATGGAACAAGGGGAGATAAAGAAAGACAGAGAGTTTCCACCTTTCTTCTCCAAACATATGCTCTCCGCCCCTCCAACAGCTTGGGCCTCCAATGGGAGGATCTCTGCCAGAGGGCGTCcttggggagaagagaaagggaagggccAAAGGcaaaatggaaagggagaaagtaCCTCACATGCATAGGGATACTGAAAGGTCTTTATTGCCCACTGGCCACCCTCAGTTCCATCAGTTTCCCAGCCATGTGCTGGCCCTTCTGGGTCTCTCCAACCAACTCTGAGGACCCCTGAAACACAGCCACAGTCCAGCTCTCTCCTTCTGGGGACCAAGGTGCTCCCTGGCGCAGACAGTGTGGTAGAGGGGCCTCAGAGTGAGGGGCGGGAGGATGGAGCACCATTTCCTGCGGAGAAGGACAGGAGAGAGGGTCCCTCTTGGCACCCACTATGGAAGGTTGCCCCCGAAGAagagggcagggtgggaggggttCCCTAAGTTACTTAAGGGATGGCACCCGTGGCAAAGAGCACGATGAAGAGGACGATGATAAAAACAATCACGCAGATGAGGACGATCATCTTCACATTCTTCCACCAGAACTTCCGAGCCACCTTCTGCGATGTGGTCTTGAAGTGCTCGGACTGTTGGGGAGAAGGCAGAGTCACCCAGCGCCTCCCGCCACTGGAATGAGCATACCGAGACCCACATGCCATACACCTAAACATTTAAGTGCTAAGTTGAAGTAACAGACTGCTAAAGAAAATAGTTAGTTCTGTCCTCCTACCTTGACAAATGTACCTTCACAACCATCTGGTGAACCaattcaaatttagaattctTGGGCTCCCTCTGGTCCCCTGCCTGCCCCCGTCTTACCCCATGCACTGCCACGCACACCGAGGGGCCTTTGACGCACGCTCACACCCGGGGTTGTGACACTGGCAGCACAACCCACCCTTGGGAGGGCAGACACTGGGGCTGAGGGGTGCAGGCTCCAGGTGGACACATCTCCCTGGTTCCATAACTTCTGGCCACGTGAGGACTGCTGAAGCTGGAGGAGGGACCAGGGCAGTACAGGGGTTGGAACTGAGGGAAAATGCTCTTCCTCTCCCAACTTGAATTGCAGAAATTGTTTCCCTGGGCCGTGCTTCCCGGACTGCGCTGTGAAAAGAAACACTAAGTCCCAGGGAGTCAAATGAGCTATGCTCAAGATTACACACAGGACTCAGAAAGCCATGGCCAGTCTCTCCCCGTGGACATGGAATCTTAGTCTCCAGCCCTCTGTTGAACTTTAGAGTTACTCCCTCCCTGAGCAGCTGGCTTCAGCCTCTggctggagggagagaagaatgaGATCTAGCAAGATGTGTGGGAGATATTATTCTAGCCTTCAGCCAGCAGAGGATCCTGGGATCAAAGACTTTTACTCCTCTTCCCAGCTTCTTTTTAAAGCTGGCTCAGCAAGACTCTAACAGTTTTCCAACCCCTGCCTAATAACTCCTGGGGAAGGCCAAAGGCCCTAAGAGGATTTTCTGGAGCCAATATTTTTGTCCTGGGGAGGCCAGGTCCCAATGATTGTCAAGGGCAGCCTTCAAAGGGAAAGTCGATTTCATAGGAGAGAAGCCTAAGACAGCACAGGCTGACTGAGCCATCTATCTGTCTCACAAAATGTCTCCATGGGTCCACCCCCGCATCCCCAGCCCCAGTCCTTGAACCCATTCCCTGGACCCCAGTACCAATCAGTGGAGTAGAGCAGAATCAGAAGTGAGGATTCAGCTCACGTCAATTCCCAGCGCAGGTAAAAAGGCAGACTTCCCTCCTGATCATTCTGCCACCAAGACCACCAAGCCTCAAGCCCCCAATAatcctccttccccctcttcccctggCCCCCACTGGGCTCCCCatcatctcactgtggcttccaGATCCTCTGTCTTGTTACGGAGATGGTCCAAGTTTTCTCCCCGGGCCAGGATCCGCTCCACATTCTGGGTCATAATATTCTTGACTCCCTCCACTTCACTCTGCAGGTTTCGCACACGGTCATCTCCTCCACCACCACTGGCCTCCTCCTGGGCAGCCACACAGGGGTTAATTAGGCTGAGGGACTGAGACTCAGCCTCAGaggccagaggagggggaggccTAAGGTGGACTTTAGCTTTTTGTAAGGCTTGAACTGTTTGCAAAGAGAATGTTTTCCTGTAGTAGTTGTGTAATCAAAAACAaatgcattgggcttccctggtggcgcagtggttgagagtccgcctgccgattcaggggacacgggttcgtgccccggtccgggaagatcccacgtgccgcggagaggctgggcccgtgagccatggccgctgagcctgcgcgtccggagcctgtgctccgcaacgggagaggccacaacggtgagaggctcgcataccggaaaaaaaaaaaaaaaaaaaattgcatttttaagcCCGAGATCGTGAGAGTCATGCTAGGAGACAGACCGGATCCAGCTTCTTTGTGGGTTCGCAGGGCACGTGAGAGGACAAGAAGCACACCCCCAAAGCCCTCTCCACTGCTTCCTTGTTCCTCAGAGAGGGTCAGAGGAGACCGCTGAGCCAGCACCTCACAAGGCACAGCCCCACCATTACCTGTGAATTCCCAGATCCCACCTGTCCTCATTAAAAATGCCTGTGCCCCGCCCCCCGCAGaccaccctcccccgccccccgcaggcACCACCTgtgccccgccccccgcagccTAACCCGCCCTCTCTTCAAGATAGCAGCTGGAGAGCTGCTCGGGCCTCCTGGGCAGCCTGAGCCACGGCAACCAGGCTCCAAGTCCCTCGCAAGGCCCCACGAGAGACAGCCGTTGGGCCACAAACTTCTGCTTTCCCCACCACTAAGCACCTCGTGCAGGCACCACGCCATTGCCTGCATAAGCAAGTATGAAATATACGAACAGCAGCCTGGGTGTTGGGGGAAATGGAGGGCAAGTCCTCCCTGGCTGATGCCTCATCCTCAGGCTTTCTGATAAGGTTTTTGAACAGGGAGGGAAAAACACTGCTaagctcctccctcccccccgcagGCACCACCTgtgccccgccccccgcagccTAACCCGCCCTCTCTTCAAGATAGCAGCTGGAGAGCTGCTCGGGCCTCCTGGGCAGCCTGAGCCACGGCAACCAGGCTCCAAGTCCCTCGCAAGGCCCCACGAGAGACAGCCGTTGGGCCACAAACTTCTGCTTTCCCCACCACTAAGCACCTCGTGCAGGCACCACGCCATTGCCTGCATAAGCAAGTATGAAATATACGAACAGCAGCCTGGGTGTTGGGGGAAATGGAGGGCAAGTCCTCCCTGGCTGATGCCTCATCCTCAGGCTTTCTGATAAGGTTTTTGAACAGGGAGGGAAAAACACTGCTAAGCTCCTCCCTCCCTGACCCACTAGACTTCCAGACACAAGCCAGGGGCGTGGGTCCAAACTAGATTATCACAGAGAACCaacttctgacttttttttttttttttttttttacaaaccctCAGCTCTCTTCCTCATGTTTATGGAGAGGGGGCAGATTCCTTGGACTCGACGGAGAGACAAATTCTTTGGGTTTCTGTACAGGGATAAAGTGAGAGGCAGAGCGGGATTCCTGCCGCTGGGCTGGAATCTGCGCTGGGAACAGCAGAGGCACTGCCCAGGAATGTCAGAACACCCGAAGGCCGGAGTGCTGGAGGAGGAGATGAATTAGGATCTCCCACTCCCACCGAAGCTCCACTCCAGGCCAGCTCGGggctcaggggagggagggagcagagaagaAGCAGGAACACCCGCCCAGGCAGCTCAGACCTATTTGCAAACCAGCTGTCAAAGAAGAGAGGTCACAGTCAGCGCTGGCCCAGCCCTCAGATTTTGCCACCGGCTTTCCTTTGCTGATCCCCAGCCCCCCGGCCCCCTCTGGCTGCTCGTGAAATCAGCCCCTTCTTAGTTTCCAGCTCTCTCACCATGTTTCCGAGCGGCTCGGGCCTGTCGGCAGCAGGACTCTCGCCTAGTCTGTTTCCTTTCGGGCAGCCGTCGGTTCACTTCCTGCTTGCCCAACTTTCAGCCCGCCCCCGCCCACCTCGCATCCCGAGCCTCTCTGGCCACACCTCGCGCAGGTTCCCCAGGTAGGCGGGCACTCTCCACTGCCCTCCTAAGTCTCCTGGGAAACCAGGGCTTAGGCTTAAAGCGACAGGGCTCTCCGGCACCACATTTCTTCTAACTtgtcaggaacaagaaaagaaagatcaaGCAGTCCTCCTAGGTTTCCTGATATAGAAAGGGCAGctgtctcctttttttatttttattattattattttttggctgcaccactcgGCATgccggggatcttagttccctgaccagggatggaacccgtggcccctgcagtggaagcgcgccgccccgcggcatgtgggatcctcccggaccggggcacgaacccgcgtccccctgcatcggcaggcggtctctcaaccactgcgccaccagggaagcccccccccatctcctttttttaatgttctgagTATCTCACCCCCAATTCTTAGAGACTGAAATCAACCCTAAGCACCCTGCCAGACCTTGTTCACATGGAAACAGAACGCAGATATGAACATTTCTTGCTGGACAACCCTTGTTCCCATGTCCGTTTTAGTGCAGAAAGCACTGAAACCCCCAAAGTCTGGAATGCTGTAATCCTGGGCTCTGGGGTCGTCGGAAAGCTGCACACCCTGAATGAACCTTTTCACCGGCCTGGGTTTTGCAAGTGCTGATGCTTACCTCATAGGGTGGTGGTGAGGAGTAAAAGGATAGCACATGCcatgtgcctagcacagtgcctggaacgaAGGGCTGCCCACTGCTCAAATCAG
The window above is part of the Physeter macrocephalus isolate SW-GA unplaced genomic scaffold, ASM283717v5 random_844, whole genome shotgun sequence genome. Proteins encoded here:
- the VAMP8 gene encoding vesicle-associated membrane protein 8 isoform X2 produces the protein MEEASGGGGDDRVRNLQSEVEGVKNIMTQNVERILARGENLDHLRNKTEDLEATRSPGSTAQGNNFCNSSWERKSIFPQFQPLYCPGPSSSFSSPHVARSYGTREMCPPGACTPQPQCLPSQGPSTSRPHRRRWLGSSGGRM
- the VAMP8 gene encoding vesicle-associated membrane protein 8 isoform X1 encodes the protein MEEASGGGGDDRVRNLQSEVEGVKNIMTQNVERILARGENLDHLRNKTEDLEATSGKHGPGKQFLQFKLGEEEHFPSVPTPVLPWSLLQLQQSSRGQKLWNQGDVSTWSLHPSAPVSALPRSEHFKTTSQKVARKFWWKNVKMIVLICVIVFIIVLFIVLFATGAIP
- the VAMP8 gene encoding vesicle-associated membrane protein 8 isoform X3, encoding MEEASGGGGDDRVRNLQSEVEGVKNIMTQNVERILARGENLDHLRNKTEDLEATSEHFKTTSQKVARKFWWKNVKMIVLICVIVFIIVLFIVLFATGAIP